The following proteins are co-located in the Candidatus Accumulibacter cognatus genome:
- a CDS encoding glucose-1-phosphate adenylyltransferase, translated as MITPNILALVLAGGEGTRLHPLTQHRSKPSVPFGGRFRIVDFVLSNLVNSKIFSIYLLVQYKSQSLIEHIRRSWLLAPIFPEQFIAVVPPQMREGPEWFQGTADAVYQNLGLIEKRAPDLVVVFGADHVYRMDVRQMVHFHLLSQADVTIAALPVPIGEASAFGIIDAADDGRVRSFREKPIQPSPMAGDPTRAFASMGNYIFTTEVLIKALREGHRLGEKDFGKDLLPRLIQTQRVFAYDFCGNRIPGIHASEEPGYWRDVGTIDAYFAAHQDLLGSEPRLDLFNPKWRIGSSNYQGPSPKFFHAELDNSIISAGGLIKGARIRNSIVRREVFMEEDVELDECIIMDYAVLRKGVRLRRVIVDRYNIIEAGDRIGFDADADRHRFTVTESGIVVIPRGQGTDTYADARMFHYL; from the coding sequence ATGATTACGCCCAATATTCTTGCGTTGGTCCTGGCAGGCGGCGAAGGCACCCGTCTACATCCGCTGACCCAGCATCGTTCAAAGCCTTCAGTGCCTTTCGGCGGCCGTTTTCGCATCGTCGACTTCGTTCTCTCGAACCTGGTCAATTCGAAGATATTTTCCATTTACCTGTTGGTTCAATACAAGTCGCAGTCGCTGATCGAGCACATCCGCCGTTCCTGGTTGCTGGCTCCGATCTTTCCCGAGCAGTTCATCGCCGTCGTTCCGCCGCAGATGCGCGAAGGGCCGGAATGGTTCCAGGGCACTGCCGACGCCGTTTATCAGAACCTTGGACTGATCGAAAAGCGTGCACCGGACCTCGTTGTGGTGTTTGGTGCGGACCACGTCTATCGGATGGATGTCCGTCAGATGGTCCACTTTCACCTGCTCAGCCAAGCCGACGTCACCATCGCCGCGTTGCCGGTTCCCATTGGAGAAGCCTCGGCATTCGGCATCATTGATGCTGCTGACGACGGTCGCGTGCGCAGCTTCCGAGAGAAGCCGATCCAGCCGTCGCCGATGGCCGGTGACCCGACGCGCGCCTTCGCCTCGATGGGAAACTACATATTTACAACCGAGGTCCTGATCAAGGCGCTACGGGAAGGGCATCGCCTGGGAGAAAAGGATTTTGGCAAGGATCTGCTGCCGCGCTTGATCCAGACACAAAGGGTGTTTGCCTACGATTTCTGTGGGAATCGCATCCCCGGCATACACGCCTCCGAGGAGCCTGGCTACTGGCGCGACGTGGGCACGATCGATGCCTATTTTGCTGCCCACCAGGACCTCCTGGGTAGCGAACCGAGGTTGGATCTGTTCAATCCCAAGTGGCGGATCGGCTCCAGTAATTATCAGGGGCCGTCCCCGAAATTCTTCCACGCCGAGCTGGACAACAGCATCATCAGTGCCGGCGGGCTGATCAAGGGGGCCCGCATCCGCAATTCGATCGTTCGCCGCGAGGTGTTCATGGAGGAGGATGTGGAACTCGATGAATGCATCATCATGGACTACGCGGTGCTGCGCAAGGGAGTGAGGCTCAGGCGCGTGATCGTCGACCGTTACAACATCATCGAGGCCGGTGATCGTATCGGTTTCGATGCGGACGCCGACCGTCACCGATTTACCGTGACCGAATCAGGAATCGTGGTCATTCCCCGAGGCCAAGGCACGGATACCTATGCGGATGCGCGGATGTTCCACTACCTCTAA
- the purU gene encoding formyltetrahydrofolate deformylase, producing MHSQRFYTLSGSCPDQIGIIARVSGFIAQHRGWILESSYHADDGSGEQDGRYFMRMEVKAESLPFHLAEFRERFRPLADELSMDWKISDSAVKRRVVIMVSKQEHCLYDLLSRWQAKELDIEIPCVISNHGTFKELVEWHGIPFHHVPIDPDNKAAAHAEIRRIYEEVKGDTMVLARYMQILPPDLCDSYPGQMINIHHSFLPSFVGARPYHQAYRRGVKLIGATCHYVTRELDQGPIIEQDVIRIDHSDSIEDMVRYGKDIEKAVLARGLRYHLEDRVLVHANKTVIFR from the coding sequence ATGCATTCGCAGCGTTTCTATACCCTATCCGGATCCTGCCCGGATCAGATCGGTATCATCGCGCGCGTTTCCGGCTTCATTGCCCAGCACCGCGGCTGGATTCTCGAATCGAGCTATCATGCCGACGACGGCAGCGGTGAACAGGACGGGCGCTATTTCATGCGCATGGAGGTGAAAGCCGAGTCGCTGCCTTTTCATCTGGCCGAATTTCGAGAGCGTTTCCGCCCGCTTGCCGACGAGTTGTCGATGGACTGGAAAATCAGTGATTCGGCAGTGAAACGGCGCGTCGTGATCATGGTCAGCAAACAGGAACACTGCCTCTACGATCTGCTGTCACGCTGGCAGGCGAAGGAACTCGACATCGAGATTCCCTGCGTCATCTCGAATCACGGCACTTTCAAGGAACTGGTCGAGTGGCATGGCATTCCCTTCCACCATGTACCCATAGACCCCGACAACAAGGCCGCAGCGCACGCCGAGATCAGGCGCATTTACGAGGAAGTCAAGGGGGACACGATGGTACTTGCTCGCTACATGCAGATTCTGCCGCCAGATCTGTGCGACAGCTACCCAGGACAGATGATCAACATTCACCATTCCTTCCTGCCCAGCTTCGTCGGCGCCAGGCCTTACCACCAGGCCTATCGGCGCGGCGTCAAACTGATCGGTGCCACCTGCCACTACGTCACCAGGGAACTCGACCAGGGGCCGATCATCGAGCAGGACGTGATCCGCATCGACCATTCGGATTCGATCGAAGACATGGTCCGCTATGGCAAGGACATCGAAAAAGCGGTCCTCGCGCGTGGGTTGCGCTATCACCTCGAAGATCGGGTGCTGGTGCATGCCAACAAGACCGTGATCTTCCGGTGA
- a CDS encoding AzlD domain-containing protein, which yields MNGPYDWTLWLMLLAIGLATTLPRASFIVLGSRVTLLPVFQRALRYAPAAALAAIVAPDLLLVQGQIAPLNPKLLAMIAVMAVATRWKNPWLPFIVGMGALHGLFALLGR from the coding sequence ATGAACGGGCCCTATGACTGGACGCTCTGGCTGATGCTGCTCGCCATCGGCCTCGCGACCACGCTGCCGCGCGCGAGCTTCATCGTCCTGGGGAGCCGTGTCACGCTGCTACCGGTCTTCCAGCGCGCTCTGCGTTATGCACCGGCCGCAGCGCTGGCTGCCATCGTCGCGCCCGACCTGCTGCTGGTGCAGGGTCAGATTGCGCCCCTGAACCCGAAGCTGCTGGCGATGATTGCGGTGATGGCGGTGGCGACGCGCTGGAAGAATCCCTGGCTGCCCTTCATCGTCGGCATGGGGGCACTGCACGGCCTCTTCGCATTGCTCGGCAGGTAG
- a CDS encoding LysR family transcriptional regulator, whose amino-acid sequence MNQSLNNLHALRGFLLAARHGSFTRAAAELHVTQSALSRQIQSLEEELETPLFVRTTRKVSLTSAGQRLAHVAARALAEIDTVAQELRPRSGPRPITVTTFASFATLWLIPRLDRFARIQPCIDVHCMATDRVVDIDAEGVDIAFRGMTGRKALPGAIMLFAERTSPVASPALLARLPVETPVDLAKHTLLGWEQQYETRFPKFGWAYWFEQAGVEPVRPKNTLRFSNHDQIIQAALAGQGVALARTALVAEMLRDKQLIPILGGALDEDLVYCLVVAERARARPEVLAFIDWAKSEAALTTRMTACTTGGRR is encoded by the coding sequence ATGAATCAATCGCTGAACAACCTGCACGCCCTGCGCGGTTTCCTTCTGGCGGCTCGCCACGGCAGCTTCACGCGCGCCGCCGCTGAACTGCACGTCACGCAGTCGGCCCTGTCGCGCCAGATCCAGAGCCTCGAGGAGGAACTGGAGACGCCGCTCTTCGTGCGTACGACGCGCAAGGTGAGCCTGACGTCGGCCGGGCAGCGCCTGGCCCACGTGGCAGCGCGGGCGCTCGCCGAGATCGACACGGTGGCGCAGGAACTGCGGCCGCGTTCAGGTCCGCGCCCGATCACGGTGACCACCTTCGCGTCTTTTGCGACGCTCTGGCTGATTCCGCGCCTCGACCGCTTCGCGCGCATCCAGCCGTGCATCGACGTGCATTGCATGGCGACCGACCGCGTGGTCGACATCGACGCCGAGGGCGTCGACATCGCCTTCCGGGGCATGACCGGCCGCAAGGCACTGCCGGGAGCGATCATGCTGTTTGCCGAGCGCACCTCGCCGGTCGCCAGCCCGGCCCTCCTGGCACGCCTGCCGGTGGAAACTCCGGTCGACCTGGCGAAGCACACCCTGCTCGGCTGGGAACAGCAGTACGAGACACGCTTTCCGAAGTTCGGGTGGGCCTACTGGTTCGAGCAGGCAGGCGTCGAGCCGGTGCGGCCGAAGAACACGCTACGCTTTTCCAACCACGACCAGATCATCCAGGCCGCGCTGGCTGGCCAGGGCGTCGCGCTCGCCCGCACAGCGCTGGTCGCCGAGATGCTGCGCGACAAGCAGCTGATCCCCATTCTTGGAGGCGCGCTCGACGAAGACTTGGTCTACTGCCTCGTGGTCGCCGAACGGGCGCGGGCGCGGCCCGAGGTGCTTGCCTTCATCGATTGGGCGAAGTCCGAAGCCGCGCTGACCACGCGCATGACGGCATGCACGACTGGCGGTCGGCGATGA
- the thrH gene encoding bifunctional phosphoserine phosphatase/homoserine phosphotransferase ThrH produces MQIVCLDLEGVLVPEIWIEFATRTGIPELRRTTRDEPDYDKLMQSRLAILAEHKLGLMDIQKVIAEMGPIEGARTFIDELREDYQLIILSDTFYEFAHPLMRQLGWPTLFCHSLEADADGMLVRYRLRMPDQKREAVRRLRELRFTVVAAGDSYNDTAMLGEAHAGILFHPPAQVIREFPQFPVTQSYAELRAEIDKAFVAVTPA; encoded by the coding sequence GTGCAAATCGTCTGCCTCGACCTTGAAGGCGTCCTCGTCCCTGAAATCTGGATCGAATTCGCCACACGCACCGGCATTCCGGAGCTTCGCCGTACTACCCGCGACGAGCCGGACTACGACAAGCTGATGCAGTCCCGCCTCGCCATCCTGGCCGAACACAAGCTTGGTCTGATGGACATCCAGAAGGTCATCGCCGAAATGGGACCGATTGAAGGTGCCCGGACCTTCATCGATGAACTGCGCGAGGACTATCAGTTGATCATCCTCTCCGACACCTTCTACGAGTTCGCGCACCCGCTGATGCGGCAACTTGGCTGGCCGACGCTATTCTGCCACAGCCTCGAAGCCGACGCCGACGGGATGCTGGTACGCTACCGCCTGCGCATGCCCGACCAGAAGCGCGAAGCGGTGCGCCGCCTCAGGGAACTCCGGTTCACAGTGGTGGCTGCCGGCGATTCTTACAACGATACGGCGATGCTCGGCGAAGCGCACGCCGGCATCCTTTTTCACCCGCCCGCGCAGGTCATCCGCGAATTCCCGCAGTTCCCGGTCACACAGTCCTACGCCGAGCTGCGCGCAGAGATTGACAAGGCCTTCGTCGCGGTCACGCCCGCCTAG
- a CDS encoding hemerythrin family protein, which translates to MNFELAEWSSKIEVGVPAIDAQHRQLFDLAATFGGDGDQIRVLKTLAILTEYVKVHLHEEEQLMMACQYPGLEAHRKLHREFRRMLFDLLENAKRMTLDEIAEEVKFLINGWFYNHILVADFDYVPSVQAAASEAELMLENAPSALDEGAELASLASRA; encoded by the coding sequence ATGAATTTTGAGTTGGCAGAGTGGTCATCGAAGATCGAGGTGGGGGTACCGGCGATCGATGCACAGCACCGGCAACTGTTCGATCTGGCCGCCACCTTCGGTGGCGATGGTGACCAGATCAGGGTGTTGAAAACACTGGCAATTCTGACTGAATACGTCAAGGTGCACCTGCATGAAGAAGAGCAGTTGATGATGGCCTGTCAATACCCAGGCCTTGAGGCACACCGGAAGTTACACCGGGAGTTTCGCCGGATGCTTTTTGATCTGCTGGAGAACGCCAAGCGGATGACCCTCGACGAAATCGCCGAAGAAGTGAAGTTCCTGATCAACGGCTGGTTCTACAACCATATCCTGGTGGCCGACTTCGACTACGTGCCGAGTGTGCAGGCGGCTGCTAGCGAGGCGGAATTGATGCTCGAGAATGCGCCCTCCGCCCTCGACGAAGGCGCGGAGCTGGCTTCGCTTGCTAGCCGGGCATGA
- a CDS encoding DMT family transporter yields MSAAATGSGTAVEDQQATRHSLWLGVLGVSIFAFSIPMTRLASGSDAVPQLHPLFVAFGRAALAGLLAIAWLVVVRARRPRGGEWAILLFTAAGVVVGWPVFLGLAVRHVEATHASVISGVLPLATAAIAAWVHRQRPARGFWIAAVTGTALVVAFALLRSLQSNGHLGIGWADGLLLLAVFSAAAGYVSGARLSSAMPPEHVISWVLVLSLPLTLPVAALTWPETPIRPAAWGGFLYVSLFSMWLGFFAWYRALAIGGTVRVSQVQLLQPFLSLLFCAPVLGERIDAITVGFSLAIIATVVWSRRQTVGAPRGR; encoded by the coding sequence ATGAGCGCCGCCGCGACCGGGTCCGGAACGGCCGTCGAGGATCAACAGGCCACTCGCCACAGCCTTTGGCTGGGCGTGCTCGGCGTCTCGATCTTCGCCTTCTCGATTCCGATGACGCGGCTCGCCAGCGGCTCCGACGCGGTGCCGCAACTGCACCCGCTCTTCGTCGCCTTCGGCCGCGCGGCGCTGGCAGGCCTGCTGGCCATCGCCTGGCTGGTCGTCGTGCGTGCGCGCCGGCCGCGGGGCGGCGAGTGGGCGATCCTGCTCTTCACCGCCGCCGGCGTCGTCGTCGGCTGGCCGGTCTTTCTGGGGCTTGCTGTTCGCCATGTCGAGGCAACGCATGCCTCGGTCATTTCCGGCGTGCTACCGCTCGCCACCGCGGCCATCGCGGCTTGGGTCCACCGGCAGCGCCCCGCGCGCGGCTTCTGGATCGCCGCGGTCACCGGCACCGCGCTGGTGGTCGCCTTCGCGCTGCTGCGCAGCCTGCAGTCGAACGGCCACCTGGGCATCGGCTGGGCCGACGGTCTGCTCCTCCTCGCCGTGTTCTCGGCGGCGGCGGGCTACGTGAGCGGCGCCCGGCTGTCTTCGGCGATGCCGCCTGAACACGTGATCTCCTGGGTGCTCGTGCTATCCCTGCCACTCACCCTGCCGGTCGCAGCGCTGACCTGGCCCGAGACGCCGATCCGCCCAGCCGCCTGGGGCGGTTTCCTCTACGTCTCGCTGTTCTCGATGTGGCTCGGCTTTTTCGCCTGGTATCGCGCGCTCGCCATCGGCGGCACCGTGCGGGTCAGCCAGGTGCAGCTCCTGCAACCGTTTCTCTCACTGCTCTTCTGCGCGCCAGTACTCGGCGAACGGATCGACGCCATAACGGTCGGATTCTCCCTGGCGATCATCGCCACCGTGGTGTGGAGCCGACGGCAGACGGTCGGCGCGCCCCGCGGGCGCTGA
- a CDS encoding AzlC family ABC transporter permease, with product MYPFPDQAPVSLLERHFSHDFRAGAREGFVLFLPLSVGLVPWAIVTGVAMTSTGLSPLQAMGMNIIVFAGAAQLGTLPLIAAGASVWLMVAVALAINLRFVIFSAAIAQGFRGVGIRGRWVCGHLLTDGVFAVTLDKMLHTESRDWRLGYFLAPSLWSWVLWQGFALVGIGFAGQIPKSWSLEFMATIALMVLMIPMAKARPMLVSALVGGGTAVALSALPLRLGLFVGIVAGILAGFAAEHWHARRAGQ from the coding sequence ATGTACCCCTTTCCGGATCAAGCTCCCGTGTCCTTGCTCGAACGTCACTTCTCCCACGACTTCCGCGCCGGTGCGCGCGAAGGTTTTGTCCTCTTCCTGCCGCTCTCGGTGGGCCTCGTGCCCTGGGCCATCGTCACCGGCGTCGCGATGACCAGTACCGGCCTGTCGCCCCTACAGGCGATGGGCATGAACATCATCGTCTTCGCTGGCGCCGCGCAGCTCGGCACGCTGCCGTTGATCGCCGCCGGGGCATCCGTCTGGCTGATGGTTGCGGTCGCGCTGGCGATCAACCTGCGCTTCGTGATCTTTTCCGCGGCCATTGCGCAGGGATTCCGCGGCGTAGGCATCCGGGGGCGCTGGGTCTGCGGGCACCTGCTCACCGACGGCGTCTTCGCGGTGACGCTCGACAAGATGCTGCACACCGAGAGTCGCGACTGGCGCCTCGGTTACTTCCTCGCGCCTTCGCTGTGGAGCTGGGTGCTGTGGCAGGGCTTCGCGCTGGTCGGCATCGGCTTCGCCGGGCAGATTCCGAAAAGCTGGTCGCTCGAGTTCATGGCGACGATCGCGCTGATGGTGCTGATGATCCCGATGGCAAAGGCCCGGCCGATGCTCGTCTCGGCGCTGGTCGGCGGCGGCACGGCGGTCGCGCTGTCGGCACTGCCGCTGCGGCTCGGGCTCTTCGTCGGCATCGTCGCCGGCATCCTGGCCGGCTTCGCGGCCGAACATTGGCACGCGCGGAGGGCCGGACAATGA
- a CDS encoding ATP-binding cassette domain-containing protein, whose product MITLKSVSLRRGAKILLDQATATLNPGERVGLVGRNGVGKTTLFALFDGSLHEDAGEFSRPATWRLAQVVQEMPSSGLSATDFVIEGDQALLAAQRQVQLAESEGGDGERLANAYLALHDAGAHDAQARAQALILGLGFKTIELNNPVDSFSGGWRMRLQLARALMCPSDLLLLDEPTNHLDLDALVWLETWLKRYTGTMVVISHDREFLDAVTTVTLHLDNGKLTRYGGNYSTFEETRAQQIDLQQNAYLKQQEKIAHLQSFITRFKAKATKARQAQSRVKALERMERLAPVLTSADFTFEFKEPANLPNPMLVMNNACFGYPPPVDAPAGTPPTVIVQRVNRSVMAGQRIGILGANGQGKSTLVKTIARALPCSSGTISEGKGLNIGYFAQQELDVLRPHETPLQHLLRLAKECLPTGQGDREQDLRSFLGTFNFSGEMVKQTVGTMSGGEKARLVLCMIVWQRPNLLLLDEPTNHLDLATREALAMALNEFEGTVMLVSHDRSLLRSVCDEFWLVTRGGMEDFTGDLDDYQRYLLDEAKRIRESLRESLKCENRPPRRLPRSGGDSGTPGKLKTLQREQGHIEKRLLDLQQEQHTLEARLSTPLSAQELADSGRRLNQIALELSALEEQWLTLSEQIDRATPSVPS is encoded by the coding sequence GTGATCACGCTCAAGAGCGTCAGCCTGCGTCGCGGCGCCAAGATCCTGCTCGACCAGGCGACGGCCACCTTGAACCCAGGCGAACGAGTTGGCCTCGTCGGTCGTAACGGCGTGGGCAAAACCACCCTCTTCGCGCTGTTTGATGGCAGCCTGCACGAAGACGCCGGCGAATTCTCGCGACCCGCCACCTGGCGCCTGGCGCAAGTCGTACAGGAGATGCCGTCAAGCGGCCTGAGCGCCACCGACTTCGTGATCGAGGGCGACCAGGCGCTGCTGGCCGCCCAGCGGCAAGTGCAATTGGCCGAAAGCGAAGGGGGCGATGGCGAACGCCTGGCGAACGCCTACCTGGCTCTGCACGACGCGGGCGCACACGATGCGCAGGCGCGTGCGCAAGCGCTGATCCTCGGCCTGGGTTTCAAGACCATCGAACTGAACAATCCGGTCGACAGCTTCTCGGGCGGGTGGCGAATGCGCCTGCAACTGGCGCGGGCGCTGATGTGCCCTTCCGATCTCTTGTTGCTCGACGAACCGACCAACCACCTCGACCTGGATGCGCTGGTCTGGCTGGAGACCTGGCTCAAACGCTACACAGGAACCATGGTGGTGATCAGTCACGACCGGGAGTTTCTCGACGCGGTGACCACCGTGACCCTGCACCTCGACAACGGCAAGCTGACGCGCTACGGTGGCAACTACAGCACCTTCGAGGAAACCCGCGCCCAGCAGATCGATCTGCAGCAAAATGCCTACCTCAAGCAGCAGGAAAAGATCGCCCATCTGCAGAGTTTCATCACCCGCTTCAAGGCCAAGGCGACGAAAGCCAGGCAGGCGCAAAGCCGGGTCAAGGCGCTGGAAAGAATGGAGCGTCTAGCGCCGGTACTGACCAGCGCCGACTTCACCTTCGAGTTCAAGGAACCCGCCAACCTGCCCAACCCGATGCTGGTCATGAACAATGCCTGCTTCGGCTACCCACCGCCGGTCGATGCGCCTGCCGGCACGCCACCGACCGTGATCGTCCAGCGGGTCAACCGATCGGTCATGGCCGGGCAGCGCATCGGCATCCTCGGCGCCAACGGCCAGGGCAAGTCGACGCTGGTCAAGACCATCGCCCGCGCCCTGCCCTGCAGCAGCGGCACCATCAGTGAAGGCAAAGGCCTCAACATCGGCTACTTCGCGCAGCAGGAACTCGATGTCCTGCGCCCGCACGAAACCCCCCTGCAACACCTGCTGCGCCTGGCCAAGGAATGCTTGCCCACTGGACAAGGCGACCGGGAACAGGATCTGCGCAGCTTCCTCGGCACCTTCAATTTCAGTGGCGAGATGGTCAAGCAGACGGTTGGCACGATGAGCGGCGGAGAAAAGGCCCGTCTGGTACTGTGCATGATCGTCTGGCAACGCCCCAACCTGTTATTGCTCGACGAGCCCACCAATCACCTCGACCTCGCCACGCGCGAGGCCCTGGCGATGGCGCTCAACGAGTTCGAGGGAACCGTGATGCTGGTCAGCCACGACCGCTCTCTGCTCCGTTCGGTGTGTGACGAATTCTGGCTGGTCACCCGCGGTGGCATGGAGGACTTCACCGGCGACCTCGACGACTACCAGCGCTATCTGCTCGACGAGGCGAAACGCATCCGGGAAAGCCTCCGGGAATCACTGAAGTGCGAAAACAGGCCGCCCAGACGTTTGCCGCGCTCCGGCGGCGATAGCGGTACGCCGGGCAAGCTGAAAACCCTGCAGCGGGAGCAGGGGCACATTGAAAAGCGCCTGCTCGACCTCCAGCAGGAGCAGCACACCCTCGAAGCGCGTTTGTCGACTCCGCTCTCGGCACAGGAACTGGCCGACAGCGGCCGCCGACTGAACCAGATCGCGCTGGAGTTGTCTGCTTTGGAAGAACAATGGCTGACCCTTTCCGAACAGATTGATCGGGCAACACCCTCGGTACCTTCGTGA
- a CDS encoding NAD(P)H-dependent oxidoreductase subunit E, with amino-acid sequence MSSHEEPVAGQRKGYGQRQGRRVDADRRDAVAKLLADLPLRRDLLLEHLHRLQDEHNCLRAGDLVALADLLRIGVAEVYETASFYAHFDLCDDGDPAPVLAVRVCDGLACRLQGALPLMASLREWLPPVRARVLRAPCMGRCDLAPVVQVGKRHADRASTTGVLALIEARVLTPFPVASESFDAYRARGGYQPLQALRDGALSTQTVLDEIEAAGLRGMGGAGFPSARKWRLVSNAPAPRFLVCNADEGEPGTFKDRLILEQQPHQFLEGLLLAASCIGATRCWIYLRDEYPAAHAILTREIVLLERLKLVEAGFIELRRGAGAYICGEESALIESIEGKRGYPRQRPPYVAEAGLFGRPTLVNNVETLALVPGILSGGGARFAALGSKGFAGLRSYSVSGRVREPGVKQAPAGISARRLIDDYCGGMAEGHQLLAYLPGGASGGILPASMADLPLQFGELEKVGCLIGSAAVIVLSDHDDLRAAVQALLEFFADESCGQCTPCRVGTEKMLAMFRAPEPDLDLLNELATVMRDASICGLGQAAPNPLMTALRYLPQHLLTGHGDG; translated from the coding sequence ATGAGCAGTCACGAAGAGCCCGTTGCAGGGCAGCGCAAGGGATACGGGCAGCGCCAGGGCCGACGGGTCGATGCCGACCGGCGTGACGCCGTGGCGAAGCTGCTGGCTGACTTGCCCCTGCGCCGCGACCTGTTGCTGGAACATCTGCATCGATTGCAGGACGAGCACAACTGTCTGCGCGCGGGAGACCTCGTGGCGCTGGCCGACTTGCTGCGGATTGGCGTCGCTGAAGTCTATGAGACGGCCAGCTTCTACGCCCATTTCGATCTTTGTGACGATGGCGATCCGGCGCCAGTGCTCGCGGTCCGGGTCTGTGACGGCCTCGCTTGCCGATTGCAGGGTGCCCTGCCACTGATGGCGTCGCTGCGCGAATGGCTACCGCCGGTGCGCGCCAGAGTTCTCCGGGCACCCTGCATGGGTCGCTGCGACCTTGCGCCCGTGGTCCAGGTCGGAAAGCGCCATGCCGATCGGGCGAGCACCACAGGGGTGCTCGCCCTGATCGAGGCAAGGGTCCTGACACCATTCCCGGTTGCCAGCGAGAGTTTCGACGCCTACCGAGCACGCGGCGGCTACCAGCCGCTGCAGGCGCTGCGCGACGGCGCGTTGTCGACCCAGACGGTACTTGACGAAATCGAAGCAGCGGGGCTGCGCGGGATGGGCGGCGCCGGCTTTCCGAGTGCCCGAAAATGGCGGCTGGTCAGCAATGCGCCGGCACCGCGCTTCCTGGTCTGCAACGCCGACGAGGGCGAACCGGGTACTTTCAAGGACCGACTGATCCTGGAACAGCAGCCACACCAGTTCCTCGAAGGCCTGCTGCTGGCGGCCAGTTGCATTGGCGCTACCCGTTGCTGGATCTATCTGCGTGACGAATACCCTGCCGCGCACGCCATACTGACTCGCGAGATCGTCTTGCTCGAACGCCTGAAACTGGTCGAAGCGGGCTTCATCGAGTTGCGTCGTGGCGCCGGTGCCTATATCTGCGGCGAGGAATCGGCGCTGATCGAGTCGATCGAGGGCAAGCGCGGTTACCCGAGGCAGCGCCCCCCTTACGTCGCCGAGGCCGGACTTTTCGGGCGGCCGACACTGGTCAACAACGTCGAGACACTGGCGCTGGTACCGGGAATTCTCTCTGGCGGAGGTGCACGCTTCGCCGCACTGGGTAGCAAGGGTTTTGCCGGTCTGCGCAGTTACTCGGTCTCTGGACGGGTGCGCGAGCCAGGAGTAAAGCAGGCACCGGCAGGAATCAGCGCGCGCCGCCTGATCGACGACTACTGCGGCGGCATGGCCGAGGGTCATCAACTGCTGGCTTACCTGCCTGGCGGTGCCTCGGGAGGGATTCTGCCGGCGAGCATGGCCGATCTGCCGCTGCAGTTCGGCGAACTCGAGAAGGTCGGCTGCCTGATCGGTTCGGCGGCAGTGATCGTCCTCTCCGATCATGATGACCTGCGCGCTGCGGTGCAGGCGCTGCTCGAGTTCTTCGCCGACGAGAGTTGCGGCCAATGTACCCCCTGCCGGGTCGGCACCGAGAAGATGCTGGCCATGTTCCGCGCACCCGAACCGGACTTGGATCTGCTCAATGAACTGGCCACGGTGATGCGCGATGCGTCGATCTGCGGCCTCGGCCAGGCGGCGCCGAATCCGCTGATGACGGCCTTGCGCTATCTGCCACAGCATCTGTTAACAGGCCACGGCGATGGCTGA